From a single Acidobacteriota bacterium genomic region:
- a CDS encoding glycosyltransferase family 39 protein, translating into MSASRQTLLAAAAFTVSVLYLTLFFQLGSTAFMGADEPRYARIAQEMEESGDWITPRLEDHPWLEKPPFLYWTAAASYSLLGVSETAARLPNALLGALAALALLLMGSFVAGPRAGLFSLLILATSPLFVGLSRSASMDAPLTAAFTWACVLGFLAGEDGLSPRLRLLCSALSGLSLGAAVLAKGPVALVLFGAVFGFYFLWLQRLSWSLLQAALAAAVFLLSALPWYLWVWQANGYDFLITFWINHHLARFISDIHHHSEPFWYYLVVLLFGFFPWFFYLGPALAGLWKRRKELRGRGGRAEVFLWIWALLPFLFFSASASKLGGYILPIFPALSLLVGLLWDRHADLEVSLYRGLKRSTRMLSIFVLILIGALPIAASVFYHSALLGLWLALPLAAGMAVLWLRTGHARPGPAFITLTAMMTLFVALAYAKAGPVVQDFHSTRGIVRWAEPELTPQRPLVFYRFFHHSARYYAGYQARGQAIHRYDELLEFFKETSWDRYLILTKEEGWQDLDAYFHSRLLSRQGEFYLVEVRPA; encoded by the coding sequence ATGTCCGCTTCTCGCCAAACATTGCTCGCAGCCGCGGCCTTCACCGTTTCGGTGCTCTACCTGACGCTTTTTTTTCAACTGGGCAGCACCGCCTTCATGGGTGCCGACGAGCCCCGCTATGCCCGCATCGCCCAGGAGATGGAGGAGAGCGGCGACTGGATCACTCCCCGTCTGGAAGACCATCCCTGGCTTGAAAAGCCGCCCTTTCTCTACTGGACGGCGGCCGCCTCCTACTCCCTCTTGGGAGTGAGCGAGACGGCCGCCCGTCTCCCCAACGCCCTGCTGGGAGCTCTGGCCGCGCTGGCCTTGCTGCTCATGGGAAGCTTCGTGGCGGGTCCCAGGGCCGGACTCTTCTCCCTGCTCATCCTGGCCACTTCACCGCTCTTCGTAGGCCTCTCGCGCTCAGCCAGCATGGACGCTCCGCTGACGGCCGCCTTCACCTGGGCCTGCGTTCTAGGCTTCCTAGCCGGCGAGGACGGCTTGTCGCCCCGGCTCAGGCTGCTCTGCTCGGCCCTGAGCGGGCTCTCCCTGGGGGCCGCCGTACTGGCCAAGGGCCCGGTGGCGCTGGTGCTCTTCGGCGCCGTCTTCGGTTTTTATTTCCTGTGGCTTCAACGCCTGTCTTGGAGTCTGCTGCAGGCGGCCTTGGCAGCGGCCGTCTTTCTCCTCTCGGCGCTCCCTTGGTACCTGTGGGTGTGGCAGGCCAACGGATACGACTTCCTCATCACCTTTTGGATCAATCATCACCTGGCCCGCTTCATCTCGGACATTCACCACCACAGCGAGCCCTTCTGGTACTACCTGGTGGTCTTGCTCTTCGGCTTCTTTCCCTGGTTTTTCTACCTGGGACCGGCTTTGGCCGGTCTTTGGAAGCGGCGCAAAGAGTTGCGGGGACGCGGCGGACGCGCAGAAGTCTTCCTGTGGATCTGGGCCCTGCTGCCTTTCCTCTTCTTCTCGGCCTCGGCCAGCAAGCTGGGAGGTTATATCCTGCCCATTTTCCCGGCCCTGTCCTTGCTGGTCGGACTGCTTTGGGACCGCCATGCCGATCTTGAAGTCTCGCTCTACCGGGGTCTCAAGCGCAGCACCCGCATGCTCAGCATCTTCGTTTTGATCCTCATTGGCGCTTTGCCCATAGCTGCCTCTGTCTTCTACCATTCCGCGCTTCTGGGTCTTTGGCTGGCCCTGCCCCTGGCGGCGGGCATGGCGGTTTTGTGGCTGCGGACGGGACATGCCAGGCCCGGTCCCGCTTTCATCACCCTGACGGCCATGATGACGCTCTTCGTGGCGCTGGCCTACGCCAAGGCCGGGCCGGTCGTTCAAGACTTCCACTCCACCCGCGGCATCGTGCGCTGGGCGGAGCCCGAACTGACGCCCCAGAGGCCCTTGGTCTTCTACCGGTTCTTCCATCACAGCGCCCGCTATTACGCCGGCTATCAAGCCCGCGGCCAAGCCATCCACCGCTACGATGAATTGTTGGAGTTTTTCAAGGAGACGTCCTGGGACCGTTATCTCATCCTCACCAAAGAGGAGGGATGGCAGGATCTCGACGCCTACTTCCACTCCCGTCTGCTCAGCCGCCAGGGCGAGTTCTACCTGGTGGAAGTCCGGCCCGCGTGA
- a CDS encoding phosphoribosylaminoimidazolesuccinocarboxamide synthase, translated as MKTIAIPELKKVAQGKVREIFEVEDRLLLVATDRLSAFDVVLPDTIPHKGAVLNQISAFWFEKTGNTVPNHLVSCDFDDFPEVLRPYRSRLQGRSMLVRRCRPLPIECVVRGYLAGSGWKEYRQKGSISGIPLPSGLREADKLPQPIFTPSTKAARGHDENISQARAQELVGEELANKARDISLRLYQEGSLYARRKGIIICDTKFEFGLEGDRLILIDEALTPDSSRFWPAGKYRPGGSQPSFDKQFVRDYLETLDWNKQAPGPKLPEEVIEATSRRYLEAFRILTGRELEG; from the coding sequence ATGAAAACGATCGCTATTCCTGAACTCAAGAAGGTGGCTCAAGGCAAGGTGCGGGAGATCTTCGAAGTCGAAGACCGCCTGCTGCTGGTGGCCACCGACCGGCTCTCGGCCTTCGATGTGGTGCTGCCTGATACCATTCCCCATAAGGGAGCCGTCCTCAATCAGATTTCGGCCTTCTGGTTCGAAAAGACCGGGAACACCGTGCCCAATCACCTGGTCAGTTGTGATTTCGACGACTTCCCCGAGGTCTTGCGGCCCTACCGGTCCCGTTTGCAGGGCCGCTCGATGTTGGTGAGGCGCTGCCGTCCATTGCCGATCGAATGCGTGGTGAGGGGCTACCTGGCCGGCTCGGGCTGGAAGGAATACCGCCAAAAGGGCTCGATCAGCGGCATCCCCCTGCCTTCCGGCTTGAGAGAGGCCGACAAGCTCCCACAGCCCATCTTCACTCCCTCCACCAAAGCCGCCCGGGGACACGACGAAAACATCTCGCAGGCCCGGGCCCAGGAACTGGTGGGAGAGGAGTTGGCAAACAAGGCCAGAGACATCAGCTTGCGCCTCTACCAGGAAGGGTCGCTCTACGCCCGACGCAAAGGCATCATCATCTGCGACACCAAGTTCGAGTTCGGCCTGGAAGGAGACCGGCTCATCCTCATCGATGAAGCCCTGACCCCCGACTCGTCGCGCTTCTGGCCCGCCGGCAAATACCGTCCGGGCGGCTCTCAACCCTCCTTCGACAAGCAGTTCGTACGCGACTACCTGGAGACGCTGGATTGGAACAAGCAGGCTCCGGGACCCAAGCTGCCCGAGGAGGTCATCGAGGCCACCAGCCGCCGCTACCTGGAAGCCTTCCGCATCCTCACCGGGCGGGAGTTGGAGGGCTGA
- a CDS encoding helix-turn-helix domain-containing protein, with translation MNAARSTMKQVLEDVIDEMVDKGIYWNEAQEQFEKLFIIKALDVNRGNLSKAARTMGVHRNTLTKKLRLHKLDKRDFRKG, from the coding sequence ATGAACGCAGCCCGGTCCACAATGAAGCAGGTCTTGGAAGACGTCATCGATGAAATGGTGGACAAGGGGATTTACTGGAACGAAGCCCAGGAACAGTTCGAGAAGCTCTTCATCATCAAGGCCCTGGACGTCAACAGGGGCAACCTCTCCAAAGCGGCTCGAACCATGGGCGTTCACCGCAATACGCTGACCAAGAAGCTGCGCCTGCACAAACTCGACAAGAGAGACTTCCGCAAGGGATAG
- a CDS encoding PHP domain-containing protein: MSFVDLHIHSHHSSDGEWSVERIWREAEKHGMEAFSISDHDTVAGVEEAEGMREDFSCRLISNVEISTGYGGHKFHLLAPLVDWRSSSLRDFLSRIRQARLRQNRQRVERLRQLGFDLSLKEVEEAMEGRPVTGPAVASALLKKPQSRRDPRLRDYFERDGQSGEVAFYKDYFLPGRPAHTPREEAALEDAIGLVRRNQGVAVLAHPGLKPGTVDEEMLTELKEMGLQGLEVFTSYHDESASARYLDLARKLDLTITAGSDFHGKVKPGVAFGSVREGDLNMVEALEKRRQGN; this comes from the coding sequence ATGAGCTTCGTCGATCTTCACATCCACTCCCACCACTCCAGCGACGGCGAGTGGAGCGTTGAGCGCATCTGGCGGGAAGCAGAGAAACATGGCATGGAGGCTTTTTCCATCTCCGATCACGACACCGTGGCCGGCGTGGAGGAGGCCGAGGGAATGAGAGAAGACTTCTCCTGCCGCCTGATTTCCAACGTGGAGATCTCCACCGGCTACGGCGGCCACAAGTTCCATCTGCTGGCACCGCTGGTGGACTGGCGCTCGTCCAGTCTGCGCGATTTCCTGAGCCGCATCCGGCAGGCCCGCCTGCGTCAGAACCGGCAACGCGTCGAAAGACTGCGCCAACTTGGATTCGACCTGTCCCTGAAAGAAGTGGAAGAGGCGATGGAAGGACGACCCGTGACGGGACCGGCGGTGGCCTCGGCACTGCTGAAAAAGCCTCAGAGCCGCCGCGACCCTCGGCTGCGGGACTATTTCGAAAGAGACGGGCAAAGCGGAGAGGTCGCGTTCTACAAAGACTACTTCTTGCCCGGACGGCCTGCCCACACGCCCCGAGAGGAAGCCGCCCTGGAGGATGCCATCGGGCTGGTACGGCGCAACCAGGGCGTGGCCGTGCTGGCTCATCCGGGACTCAAGCCGGGCACCGTGGACGAGGAAATGCTGACCGAGTTGAAGGAAATGGGACTGCAAGGGCTGGAGGTTTTTACCTCTTACCATGACGAAAGCGCTTCGGCACGGTATCTTGATCTGGCTCGCAAGCTGGATTTGACCATCACGGCAGGCAGCGACTTTCACGGCAAAGTCAAACCCGGAGTCGCCTTCGGATCGGTTCGGGAAGGCGACTTGAACATGGTTGAGGCACTGGAAAAGCGCAGGCAAGGGAATTGA
- the smc gene encoding chromosome segregation protein SMC produces MLKFDSLEVLGFKSFAEKTRVVFSDRVSAVVGPNGCGKSNLADAIAWVLGLHTAHNLRGQRMEDLIFNGTRQRKPGGLCKVKLTVSRSGDTPLILDGEELTDDKLEIGRRLYRSGESTYLINGRRCRLMDIQRFIEESGLGFAPYALIAQGKIDSFLNARALERRSIIEEAAQISSYRSKRRSAEMKLELAQQNLVRVQDIISEVERQLRSLKRQANKARRYKDLKEEFEGLQRAKLVLESSALRKRASVLEEEFKGLLETSQKVSRELEECEAEYRRSVQLREELDTRLSELRQQRSELRLELDRATNSRRYHQEQIEAIGRQLENNARERRSIEESLAKVNEDADKLKSDLDEVKDRQVQSEQDLQERRSRLSQAEQDLEEAETEIEKLRQQLVRLSSETASLQNQQEQLEARLQSEQARGQTLEEERAKLDADIAHLEELKEQSRSRLEREENNWRQLTRQANEKRQELARLEEEMAAQESELQECQGKLIAARERLHSLQEVEMSRSQYSQGVQKLLNHLKKNGGVHSGGTLADYVETHPDFERLVEEFLDEELEYVLVDSLEDALKGVDEVRNLKSGKCTFLSLASAVQGQEGAAYSLNGLSGEEGVFGTVGEIVKMSPKVREAFDRVMAARTGAVVVTDLQRAVGLAEAHPRQTFVTLAGEALEPSGLLSASASQSKKLGLLSLKRKKREMEKKLQARQQEAESCEKRLQKSKQRLQDLALECRRLEESVHQAEKELVSRRHDLERVESDLEERRRQLGRHEQLLSEHAGQVDSMGRKLKEIRAALDQRSRQRSASEASLGERRRGLERLRQEVGQARTHLNEAHLNRQVMVERRSALDRAISRIQEQQGDLRERLRAGALAEEEGRARRTEMGQNLQQLESDLKRLAQESEQLEGVLAKSERQYQEWKRQHPEVEARLEALRERKSDLQDERSQVDIERTKVETNLENVSLQCQENLNMSLQEAASKVDQESLSLEDVLGPYQERRQKLENFGPINMTALQEYQENEERHEFLVDQRDDIERSIADTTNAIKDLNRRSREKFQEAFQAINGHFKVLFQKLFGGGDCGMRLLDEDDVLESGLDVFAQPPGKKLQHVSLLSGGEKALTGLSLLMALFQYRPSRFCILDEVDAPLDDANVLRFCKLVEEMSEVTQFIVITHNKRTMEIANALYGVTMEEAGVSKVVSVRF; encoded by the coding sequence ATGCTGAAATTCGATTCGCTGGAAGTACTGGGATTCAAGTCGTTCGCGGAAAAGACGCGGGTGGTCTTCAGCGATCGAGTGTCGGCCGTCGTGGGTCCCAACGGCTGCGGCAAGTCCAACCTGGCCGACGCCATCGCCTGGGTGTTGGGGTTGCACACGGCTCACAACTTGCGCGGCCAGCGCATGGAAGACCTGATTTTCAACGGCACCCGCCAGCGCAAGCCTGGGGGCCTCTGCAAGGTCAAGCTGACCGTCAGCCGCAGCGGCGACACTCCCCTCATCCTGGACGGTGAAGAGCTCACCGACGACAAGCTCGAGATCGGGCGCCGCCTTTACCGTTCGGGCGAGAGCACCTACCTCATCAACGGGCGCCGCTGCCGCCTCATGGACATCCAGCGATTCATCGAGGAATCGGGCCTGGGCTTCGCGCCCTACGCGCTCATCGCCCAGGGCAAAATCGACTCCTTCCTCAACGCCCGGGCCCTGGAGCGGCGGTCCATCATCGAAGAAGCGGCCCAGATCAGCTCTTACCGCTCCAAGCGCCGCTCGGCGGAAATGAAGCTGGAATTGGCGCAGCAGAACCTGGTGCGCGTGCAGGACATCATTTCGGAGGTGGAGCGCCAGTTGCGTTCCCTCAAGCGCCAGGCCAACAAGGCGCGCCGCTATAAGGATCTCAAGGAGGAGTTCGAAGGCTTGCAGCGGGCCAAGCTGGTGCTGGAATCCTCGGCCCTGCGCAAGAGGGCCTCGGTACTTGAGGAAGAATTCAAGGGCTTGCTCGAAACCTCTCAAAAAGTCAGCCGTGAACTGGAGGAGTGCGAGGCCGAGTACCGCCGCAGCGTGCAATTGCGGGAAGAACTCGACACACGCCTCTCCGAACTGCGCCAGCAGCGCTCTGAATTGCGCCTGGAACTGGATCGCGCCACCAACTCGCGGCGCTATCACCAGGAGCAGATCGAAGCCATCGGGCGCCAACTCGAGAACAACGCCCGGGAACGCCGTTCCATCGAGGAATCCCTGGCCAAGGTCAATGAGGACGCCGACAAACTCAAGAGCGACCTGGATGAGGTCAAAGACCGCCAGGTCCAAAGCGAGCAGGACCTGCAAGAGCGCCGCTCGCGGCTGAGCCAGGCCGAGCAGGATCTGGAGGAGGCCGAAACCGAGATCGAAAAGCTGCGTCAACAACTGGTGCGGCTCTCCTCCGAGACGGCTTCGCTGCAAAACCAGCAGGAACAACTCGAGGCCCGCTTGCAGTCCGAGCAAGCGCGCGGGCAGACGCTGGAAGAAGAACGGGCCAAGCTGGATGCGGATATCGCCCACCTTGAAGAATTGAAGGAGCAGTCCCGCTCACGCCTGGAAAGGGAAGAGAACAACTGGCGCCAACTGACCCGGCAGGCCAATGAGAAGCGCCAGGAACTCGCCCGCCTCGAGGAGGAGATGGCGGCTCAGGAATCTGAGCTTCAAGAATGTCAGGGCAAACTGATCGCCGCCCGCGAGCGGCTGCATTCGCTGCAGGAAGTTGAAATGAGCCGCAGCCAGTACAGCCAGGGCGTGCAGAAACTGCTCAACCACCTCAAGAAAAACGGCGGAGTGCATAGCGGCGGCACTCTGGCCGACTACGTCGAAACCCATCCCGATTTCGAGCGCCTGGTGGAAGAGTTCCTCGACGAAGAACTGGAATACGTCCTGGTCGATTCGCTGGAAGACGCCCTCAAAGGTGTGGACGAGGTGCGCAACCTCAAGAGCGGCAAATGCACTTTCCTCAGCCTGGCCAGCGCAGTTCAGGGCCAGGAAGGGGCGGCCTACTCCCTCAACGGACTCTCGGGCGAAGAAGGCGTTTTCGGCACCGTGGGAGAGATCGTCAAGATGTCTCCGAAGGTGCGGGAAGCATTCGACAGGGTCATGGCTGCTCGCACGGGCGCCGTGGTGGTGACCGACCTGCAGCGGGCCGTGGGACTGGCCGAAGCCCATCCCCGACAGACTTTCGTGACCCTGGCGGGCGAGGCCCTGGAGCCCAGCGGCCTGCTTTCGGCAAGCGCTTCCCAGTCCAAGAAGCTGGGCCTTCTCAGCCTCAAGCGCAAGAAGCGCGAAATGGAGAAGAAGCTGCAGGCCCGGCAACAGGAGGCCGAGAGTTGCGAGAAGCGGTTGCAGAAAAGCAAGCAGAGACTGCAAGACCTCGCTCTAGAATGCCGCCGGCTGGAAGAATCCGTCCATCAGGCCGAGAAGGAACTGGTCAGCCGCCGCCATGACCTGGAACGCGTGGAAAGCGATCTTGAAGAGCGCCGACGCCAACTCGGCCGGCATGAGCAGCTTCTCTCGGAACACGCCGGCCAAGTGGACTCCATGGGCAGGAAGCTGAAAGAGATCAGGGCCGCGCTGGACCAGCGCAGTCGCCAGCGCTCCGCTTCCGAAGCCTCCCTGGGAGAGCGGCGCAGGGGATTGGAGAGGCTTCGCCAGGAGGTGGGCCAGGCCCGTACTCACCTCAACGAAGCCCACCTCAACCGGCAGGTCATGGTGGAGCGGCGGAGTGCCCTCGACCGGGCTATCAGCCGCATCCAAGAGCAGCAGGGCGATCTGCGGGAGCGGCTGCGGGCCGGCGCCCTGGCCGAGGAAGAGGGACGCGCCCGTCGAACCGAGATGGGACAAAACCTGCAACAACTCGAGAGCGACCTCAAGCGCTTGGCCCAAGAGTCAGAGCAGCTCGAGGGAGTGCTGGCCAAGAGCGAGCGGCAGTACCAGGAGTGGAAGCGGCAGCATCCCGAAGTCGAGGCGCGGCTGGAAGCGCTGCGGGAGCGCAAGTCCGACCTCCAGGATGAGCGGTCTCAGGTCGATATCGAGCGCACCAAGGTCGAAACCAACCTTGAAAACGTCAGTCTCCAGTGCCAGGAGAATCTCAATATGTCCTTGCAGGAGGCCGCCTCCAAGGTCGATCAGGAGTCGCTTTCGCTGGAGGATGTGCTGGGGCCCTACCAGGAACGCCGTCAGAAGCTCGAGAACTTCGGCCCCATCAACATGACGGCTTTGCAGGAATATCAGGAGAACGAAGAGCGCCACGAGTTCCTGGTCGATCAGCGCGACGACATCGAGCGCTCCATCGCCGACACCACCAACGCCATCAAAGACCTCAACCGCCGTTCAAGGGAGAAGTTTCAGGAGGCCTTCCAAGCCATTAACGGCCACTTCAAAGTGCTCTTCCAGAAGCTGTTCGGGGGAGGCGATTGCGGCATGCGCCTGCTCGACGAGGACGATGTTCTGGAAAGCGGACTGGACGTCTTCGCCCAGCCTCCGGGCAAGAAACTGCAACACGTCAGCCTGCTCTCGGGGGGTGAAAAGGCCCTCACGGGACTTTCTTTGCTGATGGCCCTCTTCCAGTATCGGCCCAGCCGCTTCTGCATTCTCGACGAGGTCGACGCTCCTCTCGACGATGCCAACGTGCTGCGTTTCTGCAAGCTGGTGGAGGAGATGTCCGAGGTCACCCAGTTCATCGTCATCACCCACAACAAGCGCACCATGGAAATCGCCAACGCCCTCTACGGCGTCACCATGGAAGAAGCGGGCGTCTCCAAGGTCGTCTCGGTGCGCTTCTAA
- the groES gene encoding co-chaperone GroES, with the protein MSSIKPLHDRILVKRVEEQEEVRGGIVIPDTAKEKPQEGEVVAVGDGKVLDNGKTAPMSVKAGDRILFGKYSGTEVKVDGSDYLIMREDEVLGILVGEAVSA; encoded by the coding sequence ATGAGCAGCATCAAACCTTTGCATGATCGCATCCTGGTCAAGAGAGTTGAAGAACAGGAAGAAGTGCGAGGCGGGATCGTGATTCCAGATACCGCCAAAGAGAAGCCCCAGGAGGGCGAAGTCGTCGCCGTCGGCGACGGCAAGGTCCTGGACAACGGCAAGACGGCCCCCATGTCCGTCAAGGCCGGCGACCGCATCCTCTTCGGCAAGTATTCGGGAACTGAAGTCAAGGTTGACGGCAGCGACTACTTGATCATGCGCGAGGACGAGGTCCTGGGCATTCTGGTCGGCGAAGCGGTCAGCGCCTAG
- the groL gene encoding chaperonin GroEL (60 kDa chaperone family; promotes refolding of misfolded polypeptides especially under stressful conditions; forms two stacked rings of heptamers to form a barrel-shaped 14mer; ends can be capped by GroES; misfolded proteins enter the barrel where they are refolded when GroES binds) — MAAKQVTHGEEARRSLLRGVNKLADAVKITLGPKGRNVVLEKKFGSPVVTKDGVTVAKEIELEGIEKVGASMLREVASKTSDVAGDGTTSATVLAQAMIREGLKNVAAGANPMAVKRGIDKATETAIGKIKELSKGVQGDMIAQVGTISANNDKTIGAIIAEAMDKVGKDGVITVEEARSIETTLEVVEGMQFDRGYLSPYMVTDPDRMECVLEDAFVLLHEKKISSMKDLLPLLEQVAKTGKPLLILAEDVEGEALATLVVNKIRGTLNAAAVKAPGFGDRRKAMLEDIAILTGGKVISEDLGIKLENVRLEDLGRAKKITIDKDNTTIVEGAGSSEDIAGRVKQIRTQIEETTSDYDREKLQERLAKLVGGVAVIKVGAATETELKEKKARVEDAMHATKAAAEEGIVAGGGVSYLRAALALDGLDLSEEEQVGLTILRRALEEPMRQIAFNAGAEGAVVVGKVRESDDPNYGYNAETGEFGDLIAQGVIDPTMVARTALQNAASIAGMLLTTEALVTELPEEDDKAGAGAGGHGDMGGMGGMGGF, encoded by the coding sequence ATGGCAGCTAAGCAAGTAACCCATGGAGAAGAAGCCCGCAGGTCCCTTCTGCGCGGCGTCAACAAGTTGGCCGATGCGGTCAAGATCACGCTGGGGCCCAAGGGCCGCAACGTGGTGTTGGAGAAGAAGTTCGGGTCGCCCGTGGTGACCAAGGACGGCGTGACCGTGGCCAAGGAAATCGAACTGGAAGGCATTGAGAAGGTGGGCGCTTCGATGTTGCGCGAAGTGGCCAGCAAGACCTCCGACGTGGCCGGCGACGGAACCACCTCGGCCACCGTTCTGGCTCAGGCCATGATCCGCGAAGGACTCAAGAACGTGGCCGCCGGAGCCAACCCCATGGCCGTCAAGCGCGGCATCGACAAAGCCACCGAGACGGCCATCGGGAAGATCAAGGAACTCTCCAAGGGAGTTCAGGGCGACATGATCGCTCAGGTCGGCACCATCTCGGCCAACAACGACAAGACCATCGGCGCCATCATCGCCGAGGCCATGGACAAGGTGGGCAAAGACGGCGTCATCACCGTCGAGGAAGCCCGCTCCATCGAGACCACCCTGGAAGTCGTGGAAGGCATGCAGTTCGACCGCGGCTACCTGTCCCCCTACATGGTCACCGACCCCGACCGCATGGAGTGCGTGTTGGAAGACGCTTTCGTGCTCCTGCACGAGAAGAAGATCAGTTCCATGAAAGACCTTCTGCCCCTGCTGGAGCAGGTTGCCAAGACCGGCAAGCCTTTGCTCATCCTGGCTGAGGACGTGGAAGGCGAAGCGCTGGCCACGCTGGTCGTTAACAAGATCCGCGGCACCCTCAATGCCGCCGCCGTCAAGGCTCCCGGATTCGGCGACCGCCGCAAGGCCATGCTGGAAGACATCGCCATCCTGACGGGCGGAAAGGTCATCTCCGAGGACCTCGGCATCAAGCTCGAGAACGTCCGCCTGGAGGACCTGGGACGCGCCAAGAAGATAACCATCGACAAGGACAACACCACCATCGTGGAAGGCGCCGGAAGCTCCGAGGACATCGCCGGACGCGTCAAGCAGATCCGCACCCAGATCGAGGAGACTACCTCCGACTACGACCGCGAGAAGCTGCAGGAGCGCCTGGCCAAGCTGGTGGGAGGCGTCGCCGTAATCAAGGTGGGCGCCGCTACCGAGACCGAGTTGAAGGAGAAGAAAGCCCGCGTCGAGGACGCCATGCACGCCACCAAGGCTGCTGCCGAAGAAGGCATCGTGGCCGGCGGAGGCGTCAGCTACCTGCGCGCCGCTCTGGCTCTTGACGGTCTCGACCTGAGCGAAGAAGAGCAGGTGGGCCTGACCATTCTGCGCCGCGCTCTGGAAGAGCCCATGCGCCAGATCGCCTTCAACGCCGGTGCCGAGGGCGCCGTCGTGGTGGGCAAGGTGCGCGAGTCCGACGACCCCAACTACGGCTACAACGCCGAGACCGGGGAATTCGGCGACCTCATCGCCCAGGGCGTCATCGACCCCACCATGGTGGCCCGCACCGCTCTCCAGAACGCCGCTTCCATCGCCGGAATGCTGCTCACCACCGAGGCGCTCGTCACCGAGCTGCCCGAGGAGGATGACAAGGCCGGCGCCGGAGCCGGCGGCCATGGAGACATGGGCGGCATGGGCGGCATGGGCGGATTCTAA